From the genome of Prunus persica cultivar Lovell chromosome G8, Prunus_persica_NCBIv2, whole genome shotgun sequence:
GTATTTTGATTCGATGACCAATGAGTACGGTATTATACCTAGGTTAGAGCACTATGAGTGCATGATTGAACTGTACAGCCAATGGGGGTACATGGATGagcttgaaaattttgtaaagaaCATGCCATTTGATCCTACAGTCCCAATGTTGACAAGAGTCCTTGATGCTTGTAGAAGACATGGCTGCTTGAGATTGGGACAATGGGCAGCTCAAAGACTTAATGAGTAATCCTTCTAGTTCATAAGAGTTTCAGATTATGGACAGAGCCAGGTAGTGATTGGCAGCATTGCAGATTTGGAAGCTTAAACCACTACGTTATCGTAAACGTTCTACATTGAATGAAATTTGTTTGACGTAATGGATGAAGGAGTACTCTAGAAAATTGAAGCAACAAAATTTGTTGGTCATGCAGAAATGATTATTTTTTCCTCAACGTGTTCCTACATCCACAACGACAACAGCAGGTAATAAATGCTGATGATAGCGATCGGGCGGACACCCTTTCCCCAACTCTGATGTGCCAATTTTCTGTGCTTGCAAGTTGGAAAGACACCGTTTTATTTGTCTTAGCAAATCAGGGTTCAGGATACACTGTTTTCATCTTATTGTTGTATATTcttctatttaatttttctacttcaataatttttttaatatgatgcaggaagatgaaaaggagaatcGCGAAGGCTTTTCAAGCAGCCATATTCAAATAGTTTTCTTCAATTGAAGTACTGTTTTATCTATCtgttgaaaatattttacGATGAACATTTGTAAGGATACAAGTATAAACAACATTTGTTATGGGGTAAGCTGAAATGAACTCTTATTTCTGTTGCTTATTATTTCTGATGGTTTATTAGGGAAGTTGCTTCCTCATATCCTCATAGGATTATGTAAAGCATTGAGAGTGACTGCTCatactactttttttttttaatctcatcTCATTTTGCCTCTAATAATAGTGGTTTATCATAATTGTGGGTGATGAGATCGAGATTAAGCTACAATAGAAAGGATAGTTACTTGATGCACATCAGTTGACCATGGTTAAATGATAAAATATTCCATTTCCGTTGAAAACTAGACCCAGCTTCATACACTCTTCTTGACTTGAGGTGCAGCAGAGAAGAGAAGTCATTACCAAGCAACCACAATGTTCAAAGGACCAACAAAGCAGATTTCCAGGTGATTATTTACAGTAGAGTTAACATTGTTGATATGCCTTGTAAAATCTTCATAAAAATGGGCTTCAATTCTATAAAatcaatgtatatatatatatatatatatattgtgctTAGATGAAAGAAGTTAgaattatgaatttgaatttgaatttgtacATGTGCATTGTTAAGGGTAAGTGTTGATCAGTCCACAACAATCCTAGTACATGTATATGTGCTCAAGGGTAAGGTTATTTTCTTCATGCTTTTTGTACTGACATGTTTTTCTAGTATTCTAATTTGATCATCTAGCTTTTTGAATCTTCTGCTAAGTAGTGGAATCTTTCTCTTGCTAAtgcttgaaagaaaataataagagtttttgcatttttggtCTAACAGTGTGGCAGTCATCCTATACTATCTAAGGGTTGCTTATCTTGCTGCTTGAGCTTATTATATTATTCACAAAATAGATAGTTATTCTCTTGCTTTTCCATATTCAAAATTATAAGTCAAAAATTCCTGCTCCAATTCCTTGATGATAAGCTCTCTTGCCCCTTTCTCAGATTGTCATAAGTAATTTTAATGTTACAAAAATTATCCAAAAAACGCATTCTGCTTCTTTGATAGTAATGCTTGAGTAGGATATGctttcaaatttcttcaactgGAATTCCATTATGACAGTAGTTATGTGCTGATTATGCTTGTCTAGTCATACCCTGTAATGGTGAACCACTTTATCCACAACTAAGTGCTATTGTAATCATACAGCAGACAAGTGATCCAAACAAGAGAAAAGAACTTTCAACAGATAAACATTATAAATAAGGAAAAGATAAGGTAATTAATCAGAcctaaaaaaggaaaagataacACAATGACAACATGTGCAATTATAGTATTATACAAACAAGGAAAAGATAAGGTAAGAGAATAAGCCAAGAAAAGTACAGTAAATGACAAAGGGGTCTCAGAGCTGTGGATATGCAGGTTAGTGGTATGCAGTTCGATTCTCCACGGCATGTGTGTGAGAATACCTCCCTCTTCCCTTCTAACTGTGTGAAAAAAAGGTATTTTGAGGGCTTTTCAATcatttgccttttttttcttttcccttttaatTAACCAGAAAAGGTGGCAGGTCGGATTTTAAAGTCTTCGATCGAGAGAACGAttgatatataaatatacacacATGCACACTCCTAGAGACACAGAGCATGCAAACCATGGATTTCCTGCAGTGTACTTCCATATCATCAGCTGTTTCAACCTATTTgttttccttccctttctACATTATCATCGCATTGGCTACATCAATCGGTGCATATTTTTTCATCCATTTATGTGACCCTAAGAACTGGAAGGATTCTCCACCAGGACCTGTTGGATGGCCCATACTTGGGAGCCTTCCTCACCTCCTCAACAATCGCCTTCATGAGGACTTGTTTCATCTCTCTAGAATCCATGGCCCATTCTTTAGCCTAAAACTAGGTTTAAAGCCACGGGTCCTGATATTGTCACCGAAGATGGCAAGGAAGACCCTTAAGCAGCAGGAGTATGTTTTCTCCAGTCGTACCATCATGGAGGCCATCCAGGTCATTACATATGATACGGCCTCTGTTGTATATATGCTCTCATGGCTAGTGCAAGTTGGAGAGTATTAGAAGAATCTTGATGGAACAGATCTTCTCTGCCAAGGCCTTTGAGGCTTTTGAACCAGTTCACAAGCAACaggttttgttaattttttcagGTAAAAACATGAGTTCGTCTGTTAAAGAAAATGTTGATCAATATACAACATATGTAAAGGGAAAAATGAGTAGTCTTAATTGTTTGTTTCACTTGCTTGTAGGTTCATGGGTTGCTCAAGCAGCTCTACTTAGCTTTGATGATGAAAAATTCAGTGAACATTGCAGAGTTGGGCTTCGTGGCCTCAGGCAAGATTGTGAGTAACACAGTATGCAGTAAAAACCTTTTTGataacacaaaaaacaaagggagAGAACTAAAACATACATTCTGGGAGTTAATGCAAATTCTTGGCTCTGTAAATGTTACTGATCTCATCCCAGTATTTAAACCATTTGATCTTCAAGGCCTGAAACGGAGAATTTTGAAGATCTTTTGGAGATTATAtgcattttatgaaaacattaTCAAGGAGAGGttggaagaaaggaaaatcagAATCGGCAATATTGGGAAGGAAAAATTGGACTTGTTAGATGTGTTATTGGATTATAGAAGTGACAGAGATGATGAATTAAAAAGCTTATCGAGAAAGAACATTAAAGGCATGCTTGCGGTAAGTTATCTAGATATTAATCTCTGAACTTTGTACTTTCAGACTTCGTTTAAATATACTCTCAATGATGAAAGAGATTCCAAGTTTGAATATCCCATACAGAAATTCTCAAAACATACAAAGAATATAACGTGTACATCAGTTCAACAAACAAACCAATTCAGTCCAATTGAAACTAAGAACaagttttgattttgtgtttttgcagGAAATGTTCACCGGCACAGAGACTACATCAAGCACTTTTGAGTGGGGTATGGCAGAGATCCAAAGAAAACCTGATGCATACAAGAAAATAGTTATGGAGTTGGACCAAGTAGTTGGGAAAGATCGGTTTGTTGAAGAGAGTGACATTTCCAATCTACCCTACCTTCAAGCAGCAGTGAAAGAAGTTTTCTGGCTCCACCCTGCCGTCCCACTGCTCGTTCCTCATAGCACGAATGAGGCGTGTGAGGTTTCCGGTTACCATATTCCTTAAGGCTGCATAGTTTTGGGGCTGGCTAGGGATCCCAGTGTTTGGGAAGACCCTTGTGAGTCTAAACCCGAAAGGTTTCTTGGGTCAAGCATTGATGTGAAAGGCCATGAGTTTAACCTCATTCCTTTTGGGAGTGGGAAAAGATCTTGCATCGGATTGCCCCTTGTCCATCGCAGTGGGCATGTTTACTTAGCAGCCCTGCTTCATGCTTTTGAATGGGAATTCCCTGCTGACATTTTGGACATTGTAGAAGAGAGAATGGGGCTTGTAATTCAAAAAGTAAGACTCTCATTGGCCTTCCTAAACCTAGATTGTCAGATTCTGCTTATCTCCACTGATCTCCTGTGCAAATATGTAATATTGGTAAGATGGAGTATGTCTCTACAATACTTCTATGCTAATGTAATTTAGAAATATACTATTGAGTAATAATAATGCAATTAGTTTCGCATGAACATAGACAAACTGCAAATGAGTTATCAGTTTCAGAGCTAATCTCTATTACTGCCAATAAACAAAGACAAATGCATAAAAGTTATGCAGTTGCTGATGCCTATATAATAGCCAATAACATTTGAATGCAGACATATAGCCAGCTGATTGTTGGAATACTTTGTTGGCCATCTCTACATGACCAAATTCAGCTGAACTTAAAAGCTGGATGTTCAAATCAATTTGCTCTGCGTCTGAgaacaacaagaaaaacaactgCCTTCGCTGACTCAACCATGGAGTGCTGCTCTTCAAGTTTTTTACGATACAAGTCTAAGAGCTCGTCCACGATTTCGTCTCCGATTTGCCGCTTGAAGAGTCCCTCCAGGATAGCTCTGATTTGAGTAGGAGTGGTTGTGGTTCAGTAACCGCGAATTTTTGCCCAAACTGCGAACCAACCAACTATTTGCGGTATGGTGATTTTTGAAATAGCAAACCGACCGCTTTTTGCGGTCAGTTACCATGAATTAGCGGTTTAAAACCGCAAGTTCTTTTTGTGTCATAAAATCCAATCTTCCATATTATAGGCCTAGTTTTGATGCTTCTTTTGAAGCCTTTGGAGTTCAAGCATGctttaacccaaaaatataaattcacaacctcaacttctcaagcatatataaattcacaacctcctcaacttctcaagcattcacaacctaaagaaaattaaagttacaattccaagcattccaattaaagttaaacttctcaagcattcacaacctcaagttctcaagcattccaatTCTAAATCctttaaagttacaaaccaaaaggaaaatgcaatacaaaatgaattaaagttacaacccaaaggaaaaatccaattcaaagttaattaaagttacaaactaaaaggaaaatgcaatgcaccaaTGTTAAAAACTcaagtgttggtggtggtgagtaGATTTGAAGGACCCCGTTGTGTTGTTTGAGCACCAATGCtatctacaaataaaacaacctaagtttagtacattttattataaaaagaagcataaataacataagcataataaactaattacttacaaGATAAGTGGTCTTGTTATACAACGACTACGATTAAACAATAAaatgcaatttttattttttaaaaaatatagttGCGGTTTGCGGGTAACCGCAAGTTGTGAAAATCAAATACTGCAACCGCAACAGTAAATGCGGTTCAGTTCTTCATACTACAAATGCGGTTCGGTTTCCCGAGATTGCGGTTCCATTGCGGTTAAATGTCGGTTGGTTTTTgctgttttttggtttttgggtcTAAAATGCCACCCCTAGATTTGAGATGCAAGTAGTTGAGGACTTTTATAGACTGTCATGCGCGTAGAAATGATCCAAATTTTCCCCAAAGGCCTGTAAAAATGGCCCAATCCGATGGGCTAGCCAAAGCTCGACCCTACTTTTTGGACTATGAACTAGCCCAGCCCGGTACTATGAGTGGACTTAGCTCAGCCCGTTGTGTAATTGGTAGAGCCTAGGCCACGATTTCTAGGCCGATGGGCACCCCGGCCCTGCCTGATATATaagttaataaataatatttttataaactaaactaatattaattatgcatgtatttaattaaaaattttgaaataaaataattacccATTAAATATTAACATTGATTATCATtgcatttaatatttttataaaaattaactAGTATTAATGATCACTGCATTTTATTAATTCAGTATAATtgcatttaattaattataattttttttttatagaaaaaacgATAGTAATTATTGATGAAACATATCATTGTACACAgtctcgatctcttggaccacaagagttcaagagattgtggtcacctatcgttggatattaatctaatggttcaaaaaagtttcttaaaaggagtgcaagaatgagtgaaccattgaatttatATCCAATGGTGAGTGACCaaaaatctcttggacccttgtagtccaagagatcaggactgtcaTTGTACAAAGCTACAAAGGAGCCAAAATGGGTACATCTCTAGTGCCCAAACACAACAACATGTTGATTTGATTCGAAGAGAATTATGCCTAAACCAACAACTACTCAACCCCCTGATTCAGCATCTTAAAGGACTTGTGCTCCGATTTACAATACATCTCTATCGTGTAATGACAAAAATGACAGATTTGAATTGCAGCTAAAAACTAGAATACAAAACATAGCAAACTCTTAAAGAGTTCCtgagaattaaaataaaaagta
Proteins encoded in this window:
- the LOC18766855 gene encoding 3,9-dihydroxypterocarpan 6A-monooxygenase, with protein sequence MARKTLKQQEYVFSSRTIMEAIQIFSAKAFEAFEPVHKQQVHGLLKQLYLALMMKNSVNIAELGFVASGKIVSNTVCSKNLFDNTKNKGRELKHTFWELMQILGSVNVTDLIPVFKPFDLQGLKRRILKIFWRLYAFYENIIKERLEERKIRIGNIGKEKLDLLDVLLDYRSDRDDELKSLSRKNIKGMLAEMFTGTETTSSTFEWGMAEIQRKPDAYKKIVMELDQVVGKDRFVEESDISNLPYLQAAVKEVFWLHPAVPLLVPHSTNEACEVSGYHIP